The Halosimplex litoreum genome has a window encoding:
- a CDS encoding DUF5518 domain-containing protein, giving the protein MTAIRGILLTAFDERWRPATLAGLASVPFTVAASWDGVGDPTVVAGGTVSGLALVVAAVAAGYYYGDRRAGPRAVGTRVGLAGSIGVVVVYLANAAVTVATSPASFAAVVAVLAAPVVVALGAALSVLVAVLGAAAGDWLGRRTGRGRRADPTG; this is encoded by the coding sequence ATGACGGCGATTCGAGGGATACTCTTGACGGCGTTCGACGAGCGGTGGCGACCGGCGACGCTGGCGGGCCTCGCGTCCGTGCCGTTCACGGTCGCCGCCTCCTGGGACGGCGTCGGGGACCCGACGGTCGTCGCCGGCGGCACCGTTTCGGGGCTGGCGCTGGTGGTAGCTGCCGTCGCAGCCGGGTACTACTACGGTGACCGCCGAGCGGGGCCGCGAGCGGTCGGTACGCGGGTCGGCCTGGCCGGGTCGATCGGCGTCGTCGTCGTGTATCTCGCGAATGCGGCGGTCACCGTCGCGACCAGTCCCGCGAGTTTCGCCGCCGTCGTCGCCGTCCTCGCGGCGCCGGTCGTCGTCGCGCTCGGCGCGGCGCTCTCGGTGCTAGTCGCCGTCCTCGGTGCGGCGGCCGGCGACTGGCTGGGGAGGCGGACCGGGCGCGGGCGACGGGCCGACCCCACCGGGTGA
- a CDS encoding glutaredoxin family protein, protein MTFEPNESLPQEEVDERVDEAIEANDVVLFMKGTEIMPQCGYSDRALTLLKQYREDVEVVDTLESLDEFRTALDRHSGRETIPQTFVDGEFVGGSDILKQLDERGDLEPKLTA, encoded by the coding sequence ATGACGTTCGAACCCAACGAGAGCCTTCCGCAGGAGGAGGTCGACGAACGCGTCGACGAGGCCATCGAGGCCAACGACGTGGTGCTGTTCATGAAGGGCACGGAGATCATGCCTCAGTGTGGCTACTCCGACCGCGCGCTGACGCTGCTCAAACAGTACCGCGAGGACGTCGAGGTCGTCGACACCCTCGAATCGCTCGACGAGTTCCGCACCGCGCTCGATCGCCACAGCGGCCGCGAGACCATCCCCCAGACGTTCGTCGACGGCGAGTTCGTCGGCGGCAGCGACATCCTCAAACAGCTCGACGAACGGGGCGACCTCGAACCGAAGCTGACCGCCTGA
- a CDS encoding Rid family detoxifying hydrolase gives MKRIVSTNAAPEAVGAYSQATETDDLVFTAGQIPLTPDGELLDDAAIDVQTQQALENLVAVLAEADAQPEDVLKVTVYLDDIDDFDEMNDTYETFFDDEPPARSAVGVEALPKGVGVEVEAIATK, from the coding sequence ATGAAGCGCATCGTCAGCACCAACGCGGCACCCGAGGCGGTCGGCGCGTACAGCCAGGCGACCGAGACCGACGATCTGGTCTTTACGGCGGGCCAGATCCCCCTGACACCCGACGGCGAACTGCTCGACGACGCCGCGATCGACGTCCAGACCCAGCAGGCCCTGGAGAACCTCGTCGCCGTCCTCGCCGAGGCCGACGCCCAACCCGAGGACGTGCTGAAAGTCACCGTCTACCTCGACGACATCGACGACTTCGACGAGATGAACGACACCTACGAGACCTTCTTCGACGACGAGCCGCCCGCCCGCAGCGCCGTCGGCGTCGAGGCCCTCCCGAAAGGCGTCGGCGTCGAAGTCGAGGCCATCGCGACGAAGTGA
- a CDS encoding DUF7536 family protein yields MASERPDRGESAGPVDGVDDADSGRAAFVAALRVRRNATWGLAAGLVLALAAFVLFVLVPGSRRSPALYVGLAFVLAMSTAGLVAFLLTLGRAVRLSRRL; encoded by the coding sequence ATGGCCAGTGAGCGACCGGACCGCGGCGAGTCGGCCGGACCAGTCGACGGCGTCGACGACGCCGACAGCGGCAGAGCGGCCTTCGTCGCCGCGCTCCGCGTCCGTCGCAACGCCACGTGGGGACTCGCCGCCGGGCTCGTCCTCGCGCTCGCGGCGTTCGTCCTCTTCGTCCTCGTCCCCGGGTCGCGGCGTTCGCCCGCGCTGTATGTCGGCCTCGCGTTCGTCCTCGCGATGTCGACCGCCGGCCTCGTCGCCTTCCTCCTGACCCTTGGCCGGGCCGTTCGTCTCTCCCGCCGGCTGTGA
- the citZ gene encoding citrate synthase, whose amino-acid sequence MTDELRKGLEGVLVAESDLSQIDGDEGRLIYRGYAIEDLARHASYEEVIHLLWHGELPDADRLDAFTDSMVAERSVDEDVLETVGQLAAADENPMAALRTAVSMCSAYDPDADEPATDREATLRKGRRITAKIPTILAAFTRMRDGDDPVEPREDLSHAANFLYMLNDEEPDEVLAETFDMALVLHADHGFNASTFSAITTASTLSDIHSSVTSAIGTLKGPLHGGANQDVMEMLKEVDESDRDPLGWVETALEDGRRISGFGHRVYNVKDPRAKILGERSQELGEAAGTPKWYEYSTKIEQFMADEKGLAPNVDFYSASTYYQMGIPVDIYTPIFAMSRAAGWIAHAIEYVEDNRLIRPRARYTGPEDLDYPDLDER is encoded by the coding sequence ATGACCGACGAGCTACGGAAGGGCCTCGAGGGCGTGCTCGTCGCCGAGTCCGATCTCAGCCAGATCGACGGCGACGAGGGGCGACTCATCTACCGCGGCTACGCCATCGAGGACCTGGCCAGACACGCGAGCTACGAGGAAGTCATCCACCTGCTCTGGCACGGCGAGTTGCCCGACGCCGACCGCCTCGACGCCTTCACCGACTCGATGGTCGCCGAACGCTCGGTCGACGAGGACGTACTCGAAACCGTCGGCCAGCTGGCCGCCGCCGACGAGAACCCCATGGCCGCGCTGCGCACGGCGGTCTCGATGTGTTCGGCCTACGACCCCGACGCCGACGAGCCCGCTACCGACCGCGAGGCCACCCTCCGCAAGGGGCGGCGCATCACCGCCAAGATCCCCACTATCCTCGCGGCGTTCACGCGGATGCGCGACGGCGACGACCCCGTCGAGCCCCGTGAGGACCTCTCGCATGCGGCGAACTTCCTCTACATGCTCAACGACGAGGAGCCCGACGAGGTCCTCGCCGAGACCTTCGACATGGCGCTGGTGCTGCACGCCGACCACGGGTTCAACGCCTCGACGTTCTCCGCGATCACCACCGCCTCCACGCTCTCGGACATCCACAGCTCCGTCACCTCCGCCATCGGCACGCTGAAGGGACCGCTGCACGGCGGCGCCAACCAGGACGTCATGGAGATGCTCAAGGAGGTCGACGAGAGCGACCGCGACCCTCTCGGCTGGGTCGAGACGGCACTCGAGGACGGCCGTCGCATCTCCGGGTTCGGCCACCGCGTCTACAACGTCAAAGACCCCCGCGCGAAGATCCTCGGCGAGCGCTCCCAGGAGCTCGGTGAGGCCGCCGGTACCCCCAAGTGGTACGAGTACTCCACGAAGATCGAGCAGTTCATGGCCGACGAGAAGGGCCTGGCCCCGAACGTCGACTTCTATTCCGCCTCGACCTACTACCAGATGGGCATCCCCGTCGACATCTACACACCCATCTTCGCGATGAGCCGCGCCGCCGGCTGGATCGCCCACGCCATCGAGTACGTCGAGGACAACCGCCTCATCCGTCCCCGCGCCCGGTACACCGGGCCCGAGGATCTCGACTACCCAGACCTCGACGAGCGGTAA
- a CDS encoding VOC family protein: MSGSVHHTGTTVADLDRAVDFYTETFDLEVLAEFESAGENFSRGVGVANATGRFAHLDGDGTRVELVEYEPEGDEAVAESVNDRGAKHLGFGVEDVEAFYEALPDDVETVSEPQTSSTGTTILFLRDPEGNLIEVLDA, encoded by the coding sequence ATGTCCGGAAGCGTCCACCACACCGGGACGACCGTCGCCGACTTGGATCGGGCCGTCGACTTCTACACCGAGACCTTCGACCTGGAAGTCCTCGCCGAGTTCGAGTCCGCGGGCGAGAACTTCTCCCGGGGCGTCGGCGTCGCGAACGCCACCGGCCGCTTCGCCCATCTCGACGGCGACGGTACCCGCGTCGAACTCGTCGAGTACGAGCCCGAAGGCGACGAGGCCGTCGCCGAGAGCGTCAACGACCGCGGCGCCAAGCACCTCGGCTTCGGCGTCGAGGACGTGGAAGCGTTCTACGAGGCCCTCCCCGACGACGTGGAGACGGTCAGCGAACCCCAGACCTCGAGCACCGGCACGACCATCCTCTTCCTCCGTGACCCCGAGGGCAACCTGATCGAAGTCCTCGACGCGTAA
- a CDS encoding dihydrofolate reductase, which produces MKLISVAAVAENGVIGDDDEVPWHLPEDKKQYRERVAGSPTIFGRRTYEMFDDPPGSAYVVLSRSEREYDDENAYHASSVDEAGAVAESLGADRAYVLGGAGIYALFQPHLDGMVLTRVPGEYDGDTSYPEWDEDDWDLVETEDYEHFTVETWERREGDGTA; this is translated from the coding sequence ATGAAACTGATCTCCGTCGCCGCGGTCGCCGAGAACGGCGTCATCGGCGACGACGACGAGGTGCCCTGGCACCTCCCCGAGGACAAGAAGCAGTACCGCGAGCGGGTCGCCGGCTCCCCAACTATCTTCGGCCGGCGCACCTACGAGATGTTCGACGACCCGCCGGGGTCGGCGTACGTCGTCCTCAGTCGGAGCGAACGAGAGTACGACGACGAAAACGCCTATCACGCCTCGTCGGTCGACGAGGCTGGCGCGGTCGCCGAGTCGCTGGGCGCCGACCGTGCCTACGTCCTCGGCGGCGCCGGCATCTACGCGCTCTTCCAGCCCCACCTCGACGGGATGGTCCTGACGCGAGTCCCCGGCGAGTACGACGGCGACACCTCCTATCCGGAGTGGGACGAGGACGACTGGGACCTGGTCGAGACGGAGGACTACGAGCACTTCACCGTCGAGACCTGGGAGCGCCGCGAGGGCGACGGGACCGCCTGA
- a CDS encoding type II toxin-antitoxin system VapC family toxin, translating into MKLLDTTFLAHYYRGDDRVESFLEAHDDEEDLVTSAINVEEIAVGVHTVEDDPSLESVLADLGWLTILPFKPEDAFAAARIEAALHADETVAQDRINALAGDVLIAGVAENRDATIVTENVDDFEALGVSVEAY; encoded by the coding sequence GTGAAGCTGCTCGACACGACGTTTCTGGCCCACTACTATCGCGGCGACGACCGCGTCGAGTCGTTCCTCGAAGCCCACGACGACGAGGAGGACCTGGTCACCTCGGCGATCAACGTCGAGGAGATCGCGGTCGGCGTCCACACCGTCGAGGATGACCCGTCGCTGGAGTCGGTTCTCGCCGATCTGGGCTGGCTCACGATCTTGCCGTTCAAACCCGAGGACGCGTTCGCGGCCGCCAGGATCGAGGCGGCCCTCCACGCGGACGAGACCGTCGCGCAGGACCGGATCAACGCGCTGGCGGGTGACGTGTTGATCGCGGGCGTCGCCGAGAACCGCGATGCGACGATCGTCACCGAGAACGTCGATGATTTCGAGGCGCTCGGGGTCTCGGTGGAGGCGTACTGA
- a CDS encoding NUDIX domain-containing protein produces MTKREADYCPYCGVALETTTFEDRDRRYCPDCEEIVFQNPVPGGSVVVLDSGGPTRPGSAATPHDGDAALLIERANEPHRGAWAVPGGILEVDESARVGAARELEEEAGLAVDPDALELVRTGFDIEDPADGSYLSVCFAVERAETTGSLDPGSECSDARWWPVAELSATDAWIRPIDRRRVAAAVERLRGNSPGSDD; encoded by the coding sequence ATGACCAAACGCGAGGCCGACTACTGTCCGTACTGCGGGGTCGCGCTGGAGACGACGACCTTCGAGGACCGGGACCGGCGGTACTGTCCCGACTGCGAGGAGATCGTCTTCCAGAACCCGGTGCCCGGGGGGAGCGTCGTCGTCCTCGACAGCGGGGGACCGACTCGGCCGGGCAGTGCGGCGACGCCGCACGACGGCGACGCGGCGCTCCTGATCGAGCGCGCCAACGAACCGCACCGCGGCGCCTGGGCGGTCCCGGGTGGCATCCTCGAAGTCGACGAGTCCGCGCGGGTCGGCGCCGCCCGCGAACTCGAAGAGGAGGCCGGGCTGGCGGTCGACCCCGACGCGCTCGAACTCGTCCGCACCGGCTTCGATATCGAGGACCCGGCGGACGGCTCCTACCTCTCCGTCTGCTTCGCGGTCGAGCGGGCCGAGACGACGGGATCGCTCGACCCCGGCTCGGAGTGTAGCGACGCCCGCTGGTGGCCCGTCGCGGAGCTGTCGGCGACCGACGCCTGGATCCGCCCGATCGACCGCCGGCGGGTCGCGGCCGCCGTCGAGCGGTTGCGCGGCAATTCCCCTGGATCCGACGACTGA
- a CDS encoding M48 family metallopeptidase translates to MRRRTALGLAARAVAALCIQSTLAVAVGAVVVCWLAVGVAVASLVVPGMGFRADAPWLIAVAGVMVLAGLATEVERRFDRRREALLPEPAPDDDTAGALAEQVSRLAHQAGVAPPAVRTADRIDPRCYTVESDETPVIVVSAGLLDALDERERRAVVAHEVAHLANRDHRVMRWVLTPVVAAAQVSEGEPASHDPVARAVDRAGDSLLLWGAVGVGVFSRGREFAADAAAARLTGDPAALAAALRTLDDELADPPDRDRRERAVATDALSIPPLDRSRRGPTATHPDTAARIERLERLVERAETA, encoded by the coding sequence GTGCGTAGACGGACCGCTCTCGGACTCGCCGCGCGCGCCGTGGCCGCGCTGTGTATCCAGTCGACGCTGGCCGTCGCCGTCGGCGCGGTCGTGGTCTGCTGGCTGGCCGTCGGGGTCGCGGTCGCGTCGCTGGTGGTGCCGGGGATGGGGTTCCGGGCCGACGCGCCGTGGCTGATAGCGGTCGCGGGCGTCATGGTCCTCGCCGGGCTGGCGACGGAAGTCGAGAGACGGTTCGACCGACGGCGCGAGGCGCTCCTGCCGGAGCCGGCGCCGGACGACGACACGGCCGGGGCGCTCGCCGAGCAGGTCTCCCGGCTGGCACACCAGGCCGGGGTGGCGCCGCCAGCCGTTCGCACCGCCGACCGGATCGACCCGCGCTGTTACACCGTCGAAAGCGACGAGACGCCGGTGATCGTGGTTTCGGCCGGGCTCCTCGACGCGCTCGACGAGCGCGAGCGCCGCGCGGTGGTGGCCCACGAGGTCGCCCACCTCGCGAACCGCGACCATCGGGTGATGCGGTGGGTGCTGACGCCGGTCGTCGCCGCGGCACAGGTGTCCGAGGGCGAACCCGCGTCGCACGACCCGGTCGCGCGGGCCGTCGACCGGGCGGGCGACTCCTTGCTGCTGTGGGGGGCCGTCGGCGTCGGCGTCTTCTCCCGGGGCCGGGAGTTCGCCGCCGACGCGGCCGCGGCGCGGCTCACCGGCGACCCGGCGGCGCTCGCGGCGGCGTTACGGACGCTCGACGACGAACTGGCCGACCCGCCCGACCGCGACCGCCGCGAGCGCGCCGTCGCGACCGACGCGCTGTCGATCCCCCCGCTCGACCGGTCGCGCCGCGGACCGACGGCGACCCACCCCGACACCGCTGCGCGGATCGAGCGCCTCGAACGGCTCGTCGAGCGGGCCGAGACCGCCTGA
- a CDS encoding succinylglutamate desuccinylase/aspartoacylase family protein, translating to MTTLGTAQAAPGEMDTGRLSVGETRDGTEVGLPVAVIDGADDGDTLYMQAASDGDELNGVGVLQRVVPQLDPAELSGTILVVGIVNYHAFQVAEHRNPIDDTKTNRAYPGDEHGTSTERIAAATFGAARRADLILDLHQGSTSRMIDECRVRCGKRHRLHDACLELAKVFDCGYVLDQKGPDGQLARAAPDEGIPTIDPELGGCVGWDETSIRKGVEGVFNVLSYYGFADGTVDTSPQTRASGFEQYGAPAGGLVSLKPDLGQRVGRGETLFEVTDPFGGVKETVTADSSGVFWRTRRLPQVATGEYVCSVGTDVDSY from the coding sequence ATGACGACGCTCGGGACGGCCCAGGCGGCCCCAGGTGAGATGGACACGGGGCGGCTGTCGGTCGGCGAGACGCGCGACGGGACCGAAGTGGGGCTCCCGGTCGCGGTCATCGACGGTGCCGACGACGGCGACACGCTCTACATGCAGGCGGCCAGCGACGGCGACGAACTCAACGGCGTCGGCGTCCTCCAGCGGGTCGTCCCGCAGCTCGACCCCGCCGAGCTGTCGGGGACGATCCTGGTCGTCGGCATCGTGAACTACCACGCCTTCCAGGTGGCCGAGCACCGCAACCCCATCGACGACACCAAGACCAACCGCGCCTACCCCGGCGACGAACACGGCACCTCCACCGAACGCATCGCTGCCGCGACGTTCGGCGCCGCTCGCCGCGCCGACCTCATCCTCGATCTGCACCAGGGGTCGACCTCCCGGATGATCGACGAGTGTCGCGTCCGCTGTGGCAAACGCCACCGCCTCCACGACGCCTGCCTGGAACTCGCGAAGGTGTTCGACTGCGGCTACGTCCTCGACCAGAAGGGCCCCGACGGCCAGCTCGCCCGCGCCGCCCCCGACGAGGGCATCCCCACCATCGACCCCGAGCTGGGGGGATGCGTGGGCTGGGACGAGACCTCGATCCGGAAGGGCGTCGAGGGCGTCTTCAACGTCCTCTCCTACTACGGGTTCGCCGACGGAACCGTCGACACCTCCCCGCAGACCCGCGCCAGCGGCTTCGAGCAGTACGGCGCCCCCGCCGGCGGCCTCGTCTCGCTGAAACCCGATCTGGGTCAGCGCGTCGGCCGCGGCGAGACCCTCTTCGAGGTCACCGACCCCTTCGGCGGCGTCAAGGAGACCGTCACCGCCGACTCCTCGGGCGTGTTCTGGCGCACTCGCCGACTCCCGCAGGTCGCCACCGGCGAGTACGTCTGTTCGGTCGGGACCGACGTGGACAGTTACTGA
- a CDS encoding MFS transporter: protein MTDSRDRAWLAAMVFAVLLAQVLLYPGVDRLVGALGATTDLDASMWFLAAEFAAFVAFAGLWGAASDRAGRRTPFIAAGALGGSVGYLALALVPGFTALSFEGVLVVRAAQGAATIGAFSLAMTMLMDLEGGHGRNMAAAGAAIGGGTALGAPLGGQLYEVGPFVPLYLASALLALVAVLALAVDDRASAGDRDSLARAVANLRGTPTLAVPYAFGFLDRLTAGFFALVGTLYFRSAFELGPGATGLMLALFFAPFALLQYPMGILSDRVGRTAPIVAGSACYGLVVIGVGRAPTVTLAGVGMLAVGVLGALMSPATMALVSDLADERERGVAMAGFNVFGSLGFLAGVVVGGGVASAYGYPEAFLVAGGLEILVAAATLPVFLRLDIGRTATFAE from the coding sequence ATGACGGACTCGCGGGACCGCGCGTGGCTCGCGGCGATGGTGTTCGCCGTCCTGCTCGCGCAGGTGCTGCTGTATCCGGGCGTCGACCGGCTGGTCGGCGCCCTGGGCGCGACGACGGATCTGGACGCGAGCATGTGGTTCCTCGCGGCGGAGTTCGCGGCGTTCGTCGCCTTCGCCGGCCTCTGGGGCGCCGCCAGCGACCGCGCCGGTCGCCGGACGCCGTTCATCGCCGCCGGCGCGCTGGGCGGCAGCGTCGGATATCTCGCCCTGGCGCTCGTCCCCGGATTCACCGCGCTCTCCTTCGAGGGCGTGCTCGTCGTCCGCGCGGCACAGGGCGCTGCCACCATCGGCGCCTTCTCGCTCGCGATGACGATGCTGATGGATCTGGAGGGGGGCCACGGCCGGAACATGGCCGCCGCCGGTGCAGCTATCGGCGGCGGGACGGCGCTGGGCGCCCCCCTGGGCGGTCAGCTCTACGAAGTGGGACCGTTCGTGCCCCTATACCTCGCGAGCGCGCTGCTGGCGCTCGTCGCCGTCCTCGCGCTGGCGGTCGACGACCGCGCGTCCGCCGGCGACCGCGACTCGCTCGCCCGCGCCGTCGCGAACCTCCGCGGGACGCCCACGCTCGCCGTCCCCTACGCCTTCGGCTTCCTCGACCGGCTCACCGCCGGCTTCTTCGCGCTCGTCGGCACGCTCTATTTCCGGTCGGCGTTCGAACTCGGTCCCGGCGCGACGGGGCTGATGCTCGCCCTCTTTTTCGCACCGTTCGCGCTGCTGCAGTACCCGATGGGCATCCTCTCGGACAGGGTGGGCCGCACCGCCCCCATCGTCGCCGGGTCGGCGTGTTACGGCCTGGTCGTGATCGGCGTCGGCCGCGCGCCGACGGTCACGCTCGCCGGCGTCGGCATGCTCGCGGTCGGAGTCCTCGGCGCGCTGATGTCACCCGCGACGATGGCGCTCGTGAGCGATCTGGCCGACGAGCGCGAGCGCGGCGTCGCGATGGCCGGGTTCAACGTCTTCGGCAGCCTGGGCTTCCTGGCCGGCGTCGTCGTCGGTGGCGGCGTCGCGAGCGCCTACGGCTACCCCGAGGCGTTCCTCGTCGCCGGCGGCCTGGAGATCCTCGTCGCCGCCGCGACGCTGCCCGTGTTCCTGCGGCTTGACATCGGGCGGACCGCGACGTTCGCGGAGTAA
- a CDS encoding antitoxin VapB family protein, translated as MGTKTIGLDDEAYERLSAEKREGESFSDVVKRMTEAARTDWRRGFGKYDGTDGERLERAARASRKRRRAGLAARQSEVLDALAGDGDDGPRRSDDEGDA; from the coding sequence ATGGGGACGAAGACGATCGGACTCGACGACGAAGCCTACGAGCGACTCAGCGCGGAGAAACGTGAGGGAGAGAGTTTCAGCGACGTGGTCAAGCGAATGACCGAGGCGGCCCGGACGGACTGGCGGCGGGGGTTCGGAAAGTACGACGGCACGGACGGCGAGCGGCTGGAGCGGGCGGCTCGGGCGAGCAGGAAGCGACGCCGAGCGGGTCTCGCGGCCAGGCAGTCCGAGGTACTCGACGCGCTGGCCGGTGACGGGGACGACGGCCCGCGACGGAGCGACGACGAGGGCGACGCGTGA
- a CDS encoding pyridoxal-phosphate dependent enzyme yields MLTCGDCGRTYADDADAPWRCDCGHPLDYDTRPLPEADHPPAHLDRDRGLWAFEPFLDTERAVTLGEGWTPLVDAPEWDTRFKLESIFPTGSFKDRGAALTVSRAAELGVDRVLEDSSGNAGLAIATYAARAGIDAEIYVPADAKPGKLRAIERTGADVVRVEGSRGDVTDACVEAVEGGAGGAGGWYASHAWNPAFFRGTATFAFELAAQRDWTVPDAVVTPLGHGTLFLGAYRGFRALRDAGWTDSIPRLLGAQATGAAPVADALGDDSTADRPANDGADGIQIREPARFGQILDAIEATDGDALAVGPDATEREHDRLARAGFHVEPTCATATAALAEYRDQGVVAPEDDVAVALTGTGLKG; encoded by the coding sequence ATGCTCACTTGCGGTGACTGCGGCCGCACCTACGCCGACGACGCCGACGCCCCGTGGCGCTGCGACTGTGGCCACCCGCTCGACTACGACACCCGACCACTCCCCGAAGCCGACCACCCACCAGCCCACCTCGACCGCGACCGCGGGCTGTGGGCGTTCGAACCGTTTCTCGATACCGAACGCGCGGTCACGCTGGGCGAAGGGTGGACGCCGCTGGTCGACGCGCCGGAGTGGGACACCCGGTTCAAACTCGAATCGATCTTCCCGACGGGGAGTTTCAAGGACCGTGGCGCCGCCCTCACTGTCTCGCGGGCGGCCGAACTCGGCGTCGACCGCGTCCTCGAAGACTCCTCGGGCAACGCCGGCCTGGCGATCGCCACCTACGCCGCCCGCGCGGGCATCGACGCCGAGATCTACGTCCCGGCGGACGCCAAACCCGGGAAACTCCGTGCCATCGAGCGGACCGGTGCCGACGTGGTCCGCGTCGAGGGCTCGCGGGGCGACGTGACCGACGCCTGCGTCGAGGCGGTCGAGGGCGGCGCGGGCGGCGCGGGCGGCTGGTACGCGAGCCACGCCTGGAATCCCGCTTTCTTCCGCGGCACCGCGACGTTCGCGTTCGAACTCGCCGCCCAGCGCGACTGGACGGTCCCCGACGCGGTCGTCACACCGCTGGGACACGGCACCCTCTTTCTCGGCGCGTATCGCGGCTTCCGGGCGCTTCGCGACGCCGGCTGGACAGACTCGATACCGCGACTGCTCGGGGCGCAAGCGACCGGCGCGGCGCCGGTCGCCGACGCGCTCGGCGACGACTCGACCGCCGACCGGCCCGCCAACGACGGCGCCGACGGGATCCAGATCCGCGAGCCCGCCCGGTTCGGACAGATCCTCGACGCTATCGAAGCCACCGACGGCGACGCCCTCGCGGTCGGTCCCGACGCGACCGAGCGCGAGCACGACCGCCTCGCCCGGGCAGGGTTTCACGTCGAACCGACCTGCGCGACCGCGACCGCGGCGCTCGCCGAGTATCGCGACCAGGGGGTCGTCGCGCCCGAGGACGACGTGGCCGTCGCGCTCACCGGGACGGGGCTGAAGGGGTGA
- a CDS encoding MATE family efflux transporter, whose product MSAASARERGLDVWRRVLSLSWPMMIQHVFRTLMRTTDVIVTGLFSPAAVAAVGLADLYARFPLRIGLGLGSGAIALSSQDTGSAAVENRDQAVTQAVLLGLLSGIPFVAFGVLFGEAAISLLGAPADVAEMGGTYLAIVFASAPARHVALVAARALQGTGDTRTPMYVDVTSSLLNIVGSLVLGLGLFGAPRLAIVGVGIATAVGNTVTAGALSVAIWSSRTEASFARPRDPVIAKQLLAVSAPRIGEGLATTLAEFPFNALLLTFGTDVNAAYQIGRRMYQQVTSPLGRAYHTAASVVVGQSLGDGDVAAARFQGWATTVLAVLTMGAIAVALFFGADWFVSLFTGDPSTAEYAVGFCRAYAVAAPAIGAYLAISGSLQGGSDTRTPFLARTTGMFGFLLGFGYLTSVLLGWGVIGIYAAIALQQFWALAVVAWGFARGDWAEKAAAMMDERGSASGDAPAEADAEAGD is encoded by the coding sequence CCGATGATGATCCAGCACGTCTTCCGCACGCTCATGCGGACGACGGACGTGATCGTCACCGGGCTGTTCTCGCCGGCGGCGGTCGCCGCGGTCGGGCTGGCGGATCTGTACGCCCGCTTTCCGCTGCGGATCGGCCTCGGCCTCGGCAGCGGCGCCATCGCGCTGTCCAGCCAGGACACCGGCAGCGCGGCCGTCGAGAACCGCGACCAGGCGGTCACCCAGGCCGTCCTGCTGGGGCTGCTGTCGGGGATCCCCTTCGTCGCGTTCGGCGTCCTGTTCGGCGAGGCCGCGATCTCCCTGCTCGGCGCGCCCGCGGACGTGGCCGAGATGGGTGGTACCTACCTCGCGATCGTCTTCGCGAGCGCGCCGGCGCGACACGTCGCCCTCGTGGCGGCCCGCGCACTGCAGGGCACCGGCGACACGCGGACACCGATGTACGTCGACGTGACCTCCTCGCTGCTCAACATCGTCGGCTCGCTCGTCCTCGGCCTCGGCCTGTTCGGTGCGCCCAGACTCGCCATCGTCGGCGTCGGGATCGCGACGGCGGTCGGCAACACCGTCACCGCCGGTGCGCTCTCGGTCGCCATCTGGAGTTCGCGGACGGAGGCGTCGTTCGCCCGCCCGCGGGATCCGGTCATCGCCAAGCAACTGCTGGCGGTGAGCGCCCCCCGGATCGGCGAGGGGCTGGCGACGACGCTGGCGGAGTTCCCCTTCAACGCCCTGCTACTCACCTTCGGGACCGACGTCAACGCCGCCTACCAGATCGGCCGGCGGATGTACCAGCAGGTTACCTCCCCGCTCGGGCGGGCCTACCACACCGCCGCCAGCGTCGTCGTCGGGCAGTCGCTGGGCGACGGCGACGTGGCCGCCGCCCGCTTCCAGGGGTGGGCGACGACCGTTCTCGCCGTCCTCACGATGGGCGCTATCGCCGTCGCACTCTTTTTCGGCGCCGACTGGTTCGTCTCGCTGTTCACGGGCGACCCCTCGACCGCCGAGTACGCCGTCGGCTTCTGTCGCGCCTACGCCGTCGCCGCCCCCGCGATCGGCGCCTACCTCGCCATCTCGGGCTCGCTCCAGGGCGGTAGCGACACCCGGACACCCTTCCTCGCGCGGACGACGGGGATGTTCGGGTTCCTGCTCGGCTTCGGTTACCTGACGAGCGTGCTCCTCGGCTGGGGCGTGATCGGCATCTACGCGGCTATCGCCCTCCAGCAGTTCTGGGCGCTGGCCGTCGTCGCCTGGGGGTTCGCCCGCGGTGACTGGGCCGAGAAAGCCGCGGCGATGATGGACGAGCGCGGGAGCGCGAGCGGCGACGCCCCCGCCGAAGCCGACGCGGAGGCGGGCGATTAA